From Mucilaginibacter rubeus, a single genomic window includes:
- a CDS encoding single-stranded DNA-binding protein: MLFTGRLTANAEVNAVKGDKQVINFTVAINQKWKNKAGEKKEKTAFVDCAYWRNSGIAEYLTKGAVVEISGWMEAQGYQSKKDGIKARLICTCDTIKLFSLVAKTEAKAEQKETAPYTTGAGADDDDLPF, from the coding sequence ATGCTATTCACAGGAAGATTAACCGCAAACGCAGAAGTAAATGCGGTCAAAGGGGACAAACAGGTAATCAATTTTACCGTAGCCATTAACCAAAAATGGAAAAACAAAGCGGGCGAAAAAAAGGAAAAAACCGCATTCGTTGACTGCGCTTACTGGCGCAACTCCGGTATTGCCGAATACCTCACCAAAGGGGCAGTAGTAGAAATTTCGGGATGGATGGAAGCACAAGGCTACCAAAGCAAAAAGGATGGTATCAAGGCAAGACTAATTTGTACCTGTGACACCATCAAACTGTTTTCATTAGTCGCAAAAACCGAAGCTAAAGCAGAACAAAAGGAAACCGCACCCTATACCACAGGCGCAGGGGCTGACGACGATGATTTGCCATTCTAA
- a CDS encoding DUF932 domain-containing protein, whose translation MGHNLNYNEANQEYSFFSVKERAWHGLGKIVEQYPTSAEAIKYAGLDYFVEKRPLFTYDTENHTGDPDNDILIPEIEVPNYFATIRTDNEQVLGVVGKDYEVIQNVNAFEFFDAIVGGGDGILYETAGALGRGERIFITAKLPGYIRVGKDDFIEQYLFLTTSHDGFGSITAAFTPIRIVCNNTLNAALANHSGAIKIRHTASANDRLKQANTLMGISSNLGADLQDVFNNWSKVRITDKEVKKLIQVAMAPNKEVLKNLELGKDDELSTTYTNMVDKVYEYALSSPTQQMETTAGTVFGAYNAVTGYFQNVRNYKDEEAKFKSIIEGTAKQRAQTAFNLCRDFSKNGANALILN comes from the coding sequence ATGGGACACAACTTAAATTATAACGAAGCAAATCAGGAATACAGCTTTTTCAGCGTAAAGGAAAGGGCATGGCACGGATTGGGTAAAATCGTAGAGCAATACCCGACCAGCGCCGAAGCCATCAAATATGCAGGGCTTGACTATTTCGTAGAAAAACGCCCTTTGTTTACCTATGACACCGAAAATCATACAGGCGACCCCGACAACGATATACTAATCCCTGAAATCGAAGTGCCTAATTACTTCGCTACCATCCGCACCGATAATGAGCAGGTATTAGGTGTAGTCGGCAAAGATTACGAAGTCATACAAAATGTAAATGCCTTTGAGTTTTTTGATGCCATCGTAGGTGGCGGGGACGGGATTTTATACGAAACCGCAGGGGCATTGGGCAGGGGCGAGCGCATATTTATCACCGCCAAACTGCCCGGCTATATCCGTGTAGGAAAGGACGATTTTATCGAGCAATACCTTTTCCTGACCACTTCACATGATGGTTTCGGTAGTATCACCGCAGCTTTTACACCGATTAGAATAGTTTGTAACAACACCCTTAATGCTGCTTTAGCCAACCATTCGGGCGCAATCAAAATCCGTCATACCGCATCGGCTAACGACCGCTTAAAACAGGCGAATACCTTAATGGGCATCAGTTCCAATTTAGGCGCAGATTTACAGGACGTGTTTAACAATTGGTCAAAGGTACGTATCACCGATAAGGAAGTGAAAAAACTAATACAGGTTGCTATGGCTCCTAATAAGGAAGTCCTTAAAAATCTCGAATTAGGCAAGGACGATGAACTTTCAACCACCTACACCAATATGGTTGACAAAGTATATGAGTATGCTTTAAGCAGTCCGACACAGCAAATGGAAACGACCGCAGGAACGGTGTTTGGTGCTTATAATGCCGTGACAGGTTACTTTCAAAATGTCCGCAACTACAAGGACGAAGAAGCCAAATTTAAATCCATTATAGAGGGAACAGCCAAACAAAGGGCGCAAACCGCCTTTAACCTTTGCCGTGATTTTTCCAAAAATGGCGCAAATGCCTTAATCCTTAATTAA
- a CDS encoding penicillin-binding protein — protein sequence MTRSNLYIILTNGEAIICVADSSSAPEQGYIVEKLLLPLLSLNDADAELALLTEHCALNELRTNATYRYEINLQTKNVAFFDEIYFFKTDIFRKGENLTRRYTAYLSSIENKTL from the coding sequence ATGACACGTTCAAATTTATATATCATCCTGACCAATGGCGAAGCGATAATTTGTGTTGCGGACAGTAGTAGCGCACCCGAACAAGGGTACATCGTTGAAAAACTTTTGCTCCCGCTATTATCACTCAACGATGCAGATGCGGAACTGGCTTTACTAACCGAGCATTGCGCACTAAACGAACTACGTACCAATGCGACCTACCGTTATGAAATCAATCTGCAAACTAAAAACGTAGCGTTTTTTGACGAGATATATTTCTTTAAAACGGACATCTTCCGAAAGGGCGAGAACCTGACCCGCAGGTACACCGCTTACCTGTCATCCATCGAAAACAAAACCTTGTAA
- a CDS encoding PRTRC system protein E translates to MTTNFFQNIASLNLPGTWKLVIQTDADGNMTVSELFNATCGDKAVKLIIPYTLTGTAQDLDEAFFTKITEPVVKTAELQTNLEAHLKSVEQAKAASKLVQDAKAKEAKDAREAKTNTATKNTGDAEIPEPKISKEDKKKAYDEAMSNVTELIKKFKFSEALTILPSVEEHPNKENELKKKRQYLEQQANLYEKALLNYNS, encoded by the coding sequence ATGACAACGAACTTTTTTCAAAATATAGCAAGCCTTAATCTTCCCGGCACATGGAAGTTAGTCATTCAAACCGATGCAGACGGCAACATGACCGTATCTGAATTATTTAACGCTACCTGCGGGGATAAAGCGGTAAAGCTGATTATCCCTTATACACTCACAGGCACAGCGCAGGATTTAGACGAGGCATTTTTTACCAAGATTACCGAGCCTGTAGTAAAAACCGCCGAACTGCAAACCAATTTAGAAGCGCATTTAAAAAGCGTAGAACAGGCAAAAGCAGCTTCTAAATTGGTACAGGATGCAAAAGCTAAAGAAGCAAAAGATGCAAGAGAAGCCAAAACAAACACAGCGACTAAAAACACAGGGGATGCCGAAATTCCCGAACCAAAAATCAGCAAGGAGGACAAGAAAAAAGCTTACGATGAAGCGATGAGCAACGTAACAGAACTCATTAAAAAATTCAAGTTTTCCGAAGCCCTGACCATCCTGCCGAGCGTGGAAGAACACCCCAACAAAGAAAACGAACTAAAAAAGAAACGCCAGTATTTGGAGCAACAAGCCAACCTGTACGAGAAAGCATTATTGAATTACAACTCCTAA
- a CDS encoding PRTRC system protein C encodes MLETKLLPRVFVHTENGQKIHLTDPNEDFSPEAVCNYYANLYAILTTAKISGPEFVDDCREYEFVSTIGVKG; translated from the coding sequence ATGTTAGAAACGAAATTACTACCAAGAGTTTTTGTCCATACCGAAAACGGGCAAAAAATACACCTGACCGACCCTAACGAGGATTTTAGCCCCGAAGCAGTATGCAACTATTATGCGAACCTGTACGCCATTCTGACTACCGCCAAAATTTCAGGGCCTGAGTTTGTGGACGACTGCCGGGAATATGAATTTGTGTCCACCATAGGGGTGAAAGGATAG
- a CDS encoding PRTRC system protein B translates to MKDLTNTFGNLYQPVKALLILQKTGNGHQSDFYIESYDMDVSGCPINGHPLSIQESHKLAKALQVNEKKAQGFLNPKGLMPVNVLTINSSSSGFAVWHTPPQQIKLLFIENLGIPSEMAHIPAMVWKAGKNSLQVFVITDTEFTENTPLYHAPFFNVYPDGRVCMGNVRISIPKDCGLEQFMELWQSYFFNSYFSHLFSGHQPVKGNIVQLWQHLTKTGEQFPTDVLIPNKFQIKHLIK, encoded by the coding sequence ATGAAAGACTTAACGAATACTTTTGGAAATTTATACCAGCCTGTAAAAGCCTTGCTTATCCTGCAAAAAACAGGCAATGGGCATCAATCCGATTTTTATATCGAAAGTTATGATATGGACGTTTCGGGTTGCCCCATCAACGGCCATCCGCTATCTATTCAGGAAAGCCATAAATTAGCAAAAGCGTTACAGGTAAATGAAAAAAAGGCGCAGGGTTTTTTAAACCCAAAAGGCTTGATGCCCGTTAACGTGCTAACCATCAATAGCAGTTCATCCGGCTTTGCGGTATGGCACACGCCACCCCAACAAATCAAACTGCTTTTCATAGAAAACCTCGGCATCCCATCAGAAATGGCGCATATCCCTGCAATGGTTTGGAAAGCAGGGAAAAATAGCCTACAGGTTTTTGTTATAACCGATACGGAATTTACAGAAAATACCCCTTTATATCATGCCCCGTTTTTTAATGTCTATCCTGACGGCAGGGTTTGCATGGGTAATGTGCGCATCAGCATCCCCAAAGATTGCGGGTTAGAACAGTTTATGGAACTATGGCAAAGCTATTTTTTCAATAGCTATTTCAGTCACCTGTTTAGCGGGCATCAGCCTGTAAAAGGAAACATCGTACAGCTATGGCAACACCTGACCAAAACAGGGGAGCAGTTCCCGACAGATGTATTGATACCCAATAAATTTCAAATTAAACACCTCATCAAATGA
- a CDS encoding PRTRC system ThiF family protein, with protein sequence MKTLTPIHITDNYLINPTNPITVNLIGCGGTGSQMLTNLARINQAMLALNHPGLMVFAYDDDTVSEANLGRQLFAEAEIGLYKSVVLINRINRFFGTNWKAVTQRYDADYVEAQSNDGKANLFVTCVDNAVSRFEIATILEGFTGYQSYERNRPLYWMDLGNSKDTGQVVLSTIGNHKQPESKKYAPVGNLPFVTETFKELLETADATDNTPSCSLAEALTKQDLFINSTLANMGSSLLWQLFKEGLLFNRGFFMNLHDFRTQPLKVA encoded by the coding sequence ATGAAAACATTAACACCCATACATATTACGGATAACTACCTGATAAACCCTACCAATCCTATTACCGTTAACCTTATCGGTTGCGGTGGTACAGGTAGCCAAATGCTGACCAACCTCGCAAGAATAAATCAGGCCATGCTTGCGCTTAACCATCCCGGTCTTATGGTTTTTGCCTATGATGATGATACGGTTAGCGAGGCCAACCTCGGCAGACAGCTATTTGCGGAAGCAGAAATCGGCTTGTACAAGAGCGTTGTATTGATTAACCGCATTAACCGTTTTTTTGGTACGAACTGGAAAGCGGTAACGCAACGCTATGATGCCGACTACGTGGAAGCGCAATCCAACGATGGCAAGGCCAATTTGTTCGTTACCTGCGTGGACAATGCCGTTTCGAGGTTTGAAATCGCTACAATATTGGAAGGCTTTACAGGCTACCAAAGCTATGAACGAAACCGCCCTTTATACTGGATGGATTTAGGGAACAGCAAAGACACCGGGCAGGTAGTTTTGTCAACAATAGGCAACCACAAACAACCAGAATCTAAGAAGTATGCACCCGTGGGAAACCTGCCGTTTGTTACCGAAACTTTTAAGGAACTGTTAGAAACGGCAGACGCTACTGACAACACGCCAAGCTGTTCCTTAGCCGAAGCCCTGACCAAACAGGATTTATTTATCAATTCTACTTTGGCGAACATGGGTTCATCCCTGCTATGGCAACTGTTTAAGGAGGGCTTGCTGTTTAATAGGGGCTTCTTTATGAACCTCCATGATTTCAGGACACAACCACTAAAAGTAGCCTAA
- a CDS encoding AAA family ATPase produces MHLTVRMAWHDNKWNGKVCCDPASNTYCTGVHSLLSGRIEKRKNTTYEQSDGVRGEYVAKNFTPGNVPPCYWSINAFGDQDIPVEHQHAFDSIEQRIPETLRKYSVITWPFKLSFVHGKESKALHGNYWPDLDQRIDNYIQKFIPKQSVLFFYANYDNPVSGDDMKYLILGCSLVSELPVPQHYDLSDEEVADWRAPGKKFKDGNWQDDETMKNFPTMNWMLQFSHDPESALLLPYHEYLAYTDAHPDAASLLEDIKVVADEESLIKGFKYVSMDIDDDKCLYLLYKIRKAILKIQDHNQVVVKTDYEAEQEKIEKLIRGVWEKRGIYPALAHVLNYLIEDKKKADELAKIIRFNANNDYDLQKIFDSILAEDFPGYLMPFEDTLLDLAESQQFKKYHKSFSKLSLFILTEHQVNKIIKDKPLLKIIEENPYILYEEYEPDEDNLDIPDMQDEPIDVFKVDMGMIPDTNFMTRHRKMQRLKEDSPQRLRSVIINYLWQISSQGHCYSSAKETLDNLYEYPLIYKSGIKLDDEAILLLDDYYKAHFLEKLYIEESKKEKYIYLKIVKQAEAYVEETITTLMNRKTAYRGNIDIAKHIKSSLAKLAEIVKTTEQVEIFTNERKQLYQNVFEKALFVLTGKPGAGKTYETSKVIEHLNSLGEEVVILAPTGKAALRLTENIKAHTTLEGIEAKTIDSYIYHKGFGYLNDNWDAAFELDDEDKIRIDNLVIDESSMLDLNKLSILFSIICINEQYPKRVILVGDENQLPPIGMGKPFHDMITYLKSDDRLAAQYYIHLTSNCRQENDENILELAEAFTEKTRCYEQAFNLIDSGEGKKSKGLYVYKWPNEEVLHQKVLTALEEVFTLEIPAPIPEDHFPKLNLLFKLYDSGYVNNQNLKWRDVLQLESFQVLTPYRTDYFGTVGINRLIQGQYRYVDTRGKEEDVFRQSEKIIRLNNWYWGYGTNRRLALSNGSMGVVNYKYKKTKNWWKQEKQYFFRDADRILNSIDDQENFDLGYAITVHKSQGSDFRNVFMIIPKKTALLNKELLYTALTRSKFRLFIFIQETGENLLMKAKKTSALLPRRTSIFRKPEIKVGKFSPEPGITVSSKIELIIYQALQKSGLNFKYEFPLEIPGLLYKIHPDFTIYLQNGKTIYWEHLGMLDLRKYWNDWQERKGQFIGDNKFDDLVTTDDLEGVDMKKLNEVIDDIKHLNLKKTSGNRFSDHHYELN; encoded by the coding sequence ATGCATTTAACTGTTCGAATGGCCTGGCATGACAACAAATGGAACGGTAAAGTTTGTTGCGACCCGGCATCCAATACCTATTGTACGGGCGTTCATTCCCTGTTATCCGGCAGGATCGAGAAGCGAAAAAACACAACCTACGAGCAAAGCGATGGTGTTCGCGGGGAATATGTCGCCAAAAACTTTACACCCGGAAACGTCCCACCCTGTTATTGGAGCATTAATGCATTCGGTGATCAGGATATCCCTGTGGAACATCAGCACGCCTTTGATTCGATAGAACAAAGGATACCTGAAACCCTGCGCAAATACTCGGTAATCACCTGGCCCTTTAAGCTATCATTCGTTCATGGCAAAGAAAGCAAGGCGCTTCATGGTAATTACTGGCCGGACCTCGACCAACGGATTGATAATTATATCCAAAAATTCATTCCTAAGCAATCCGTCCTGTTTTTTTACGCCAACTATGATAACCCGGTATCAGGTGATGATATGAAATACCTGATTTTGGGTTGTTCCCTGGTCAGCGAATTGCCCGTACCGCAACATTATGACCTAAGTGATGAAGAGGTTGCGGATTGGAGGGCACCCGGTAAGAAGTTTAAGGACGGAAATTGGCAGGATGATGAAACCATGAAAAACTTTCCTACGATGAACTGGATGCTGCAATTCAGCCATGATCCGGAGAGCGCCTTATTGTTACCTTACCATGAATATCTGGCCTATACTGACGCGCACCCCGATGCAGCAAGCTTACTGGAAGATATCAAGGTGGTCGCAGATGAAGAATCACTTATCAAAGGATTTAAGTATGTGAGCATGGACATTGATGATGATAAATGCCTCTACCTGCTCTACAAAATCCGCAAAGCGATTTTGAAGATCCAGGATCATAACCAGGTCGTTGTTAAAACCGACTATGAAGCGGAGCAGGAAAAAATTGAAAAGCTGATCAGGGGTGTTTGGGAGAAAAGGGGCATTTATCCCGCCTTGGCGCATGTGCTGAATTACCTCATTGAAGACAAAAAGAAAGCTGATGAGCTGGCGAAGATCATCCGGTTCAATGCTAACAATGACTATGACCTGCAAAAAATCTTCGATTCGATATTGGCAGAAGATTTCCCTGGCTACCTGATGCCTTTTGAAGATACTTTGCTTGACCTGGCCGAGAGCCAGCAATTTAAAAAGTATCATAAGTCGTTCAGTAAGCTATCGCTATTTATATTAACGGAGCACCAGGTCAATAAGATCATTAAGGATAAACCGTTGCTTAAAATCATTGAGGAAAACCCTTATATCCTTTATGAGGAATATGAGCCTGATGAGGATAACCTGGACATCCCGGATATGCAGGATGAACCCATAGATGTTTTTAAAGTGGATATGGGTATGATCCCTGACACCAACTTTATGACCCGGCACCGGAAGATGCAGCGTTTAAAGGAGGACAGCCCGCAGCGGTTACGTTCGGTAATCATTAATTACCTATGGCAGATCAGTAGCCAGGGCCATTGTTACAGTTCGGCCAAAGAAACGTTAGATAACCTTTACGAATATCCACTGATCTACAAATCAGGTATCAAACTTGACGATGAGGCCATCCTGTTGCTGGATGATTATTATAAAGCCCACTTTCTTGAAAAACTCTATATCGAGGAATCCAAAAAAGAAAAATACATCTACCTGAAGATCGTCAAACAGGCCGAGGCTTATGTGGAGGAAACCATCACCACCCTTATGAACCGAAAGACAGCCTACCGCGGCAATATTGATATTGCTAAACATATCAAAAGCAGTCTTGCCAAATTAGCCGAAATTGTCAAAACAACGGAACAGGTTGAGATCTTTACGAACGAAAGAAAACAGCTTTACCAAAACGTTTTTGAGAAGGCACTTTTTGTGCTTACCGGCAAGCCGGGAGCGGGAAAAACCTATGAAACCAGTAAGGTCATTGAGCACTTAAACTCTTTGGGGGAAGAAGTAGTCATCCTGGCACCGACCGGTAAGGCTGCATTAAGACTCACGGAAAACATAAAGGCACATACTACTTTGGAGGGTATTGAGGCCAAGACCATTGACAGTTATATTTATCATAAAGGATTCGGATATCTGAACGATAATTGGGATGCGGCCTTTGAACTGGATGATGAAGATAAGATCAGGATCGATAACCTCGTTATTGATGAATCTTCCATGCTCGATCTTAACAAACTGTCCATCCTGTTTTCCATCATCTGCATTAATGAACAATACCCTAAAAGAGTGATCCTGGTGGGTGATGAAAATCAGCTACCCCCAATTGGCATGGGCAAGCCATTTCACGATATGATCACTTACCTAAAATCTGATGACCGGCTCGCTGCACAATACTATATCCATTTAACCTCCAACTGCAGACAAGAGAATGATGAAAATATTTTAGAGCTGGCAGAAGCGTTCACCGAAAAAACAAGGTGTTATGAGCAGGCTTTTAACCTGATCGATAGCGGGGAGGGTAAAAAGAGCAAGGGTCTATATGTGTATAAATGGCCCAATGAAGAAGTCCTTCATCAAAAGGTACTCACCGCACTGGAGGAAGTGTTTACACTGGAAATACCTGCTCCTATCCCCGAAGATCATTTTCCCAAGCTCAACCTGCTTTTCAAATTGTATGACAGCGGCTATGTGAACAATCAGAACCTTAAATGGCGGGACGTATTGCAATTGGAATCTTTCCAGGTGCTGACCCCTTACCGTACCGACTATTTCGGGACAGTTGGCATTAACCGGCTTATTCAGGGACAATACCGTTATGTAGATACCAGGGGAAAAGAGGAAGATGTATTCAGGCAGTCTGAAAAGATCATCCGGCTTAATAACTGGTATTGGGGCTATGGGACAAACCGCAGGCTTGCCCTTTCCAATGGCTCCATGGGGGTAGTGAATTATAAATACAAAAAAACTAAAAACTGGTGGAAACAGGAAAAACAATACTTTTTCAGGGATGCCGACCGTATTTTGAACTCCATAGATGACCAGGAAAACTTTGACCTCGGTTACGCGATTACGGTTCATAAATCACAGGGCAGTGATTTCCGAAATGTGTTTATGATCATCCCCAAAAAGACAGCCTTGTTGAACAAGGAGCTTTTGTATACTGCGCTCACCCGCTCCAAATTCAGACTGTTCATTTTTATACAGGAAACCGGAGAAAACCTGCTGATGAAAGCCAAAAAAACCTCGGCGCTTTTGCCACGGCGAACCTCTATTTTCAGGAAACCGGAGATTAAGGTGGGTAAATTCTCACCGGAACCGGGAATAACCGTTTCCTCAAAAATCGAACTGATCATTTACCAGGCCTTGCAGAAAAGCGGGTTAAACTTCAAATATGAGTTCCCTTTAGAAATTCCCGGTCTGCTATACAAGATCCACCCTGATTTTACCATATACCTTCAAAATGGTAAAACAATTTACTGGGAGCATTTGGGAATGCTTGACCTGCGTAAATACTGGAATGACTGGCAGGAAAGAAAAGGGCAATTTATCGGTGATAACAAGTTTGATGATTTGGTAACAACCGATGACCTGGAAGGCGTGGACATGAAAAAACTTAATGAGGTGATTGATGATATCAAACACCTAAACCTAAAGAAGACATCGGGCAACAGGTTTTCAGATCATCATTATGAACTCAATTAA
- a CDS encoding response regulator, which produces MTYGQIHPTGNDYSSNYGLSFNISLKNPIFTYKDFKVTYMIRCIGIDDEFSCNEILTEYCSRIPFVDLVATFTDPLLALPLIQDGKLDLIFLDFYMSPMNAPAFLPHVPSSVKVVITTSERLSRIKDYQLNVAEMINKPYSFEKFLALMTTFYKKQKKR; this is translated from the coding sequence ATGACATACGGACAAATTCACCCAACCGGCAACGATTATTCTTCCAATTATGGTTTATCATTTAATATTTCTTTAAAAAATCCTATTTTTACTTATAAGGACTTCAAAGTAACCTATATGATAAGATGTATCGGGATAGATGATGAGTTTTCGTGCAATGAAATATTGACAGAGTATTGCAGCCGGATACCGTTCGTTGATCTTGTGGCTACTTTTACCGATCCGTTATTGGCATTGCCCTTAATTCAGGATGGCAAGCTGGATCTTATATTTCTTGATTTCTATATGAGCCCGATGAATGCGCCGGCTTTCCTCCCTCATGTTCCGTCTTCTGTTAAAGTTGTGATTACAACTTCCGAACGGCTGAGCCGCATAAAAGATTATCAATTGAATGTTGCGGAAATGATCAACAAACCCTACTCTTTTGAAAAGTTCCTGGCCCTTATGACAACATTCTATAAAAAACAAAAGAAACGCTGA
- a CDS encoding helix-turn-helix domain-containing protein: MVSDLDKGILIQFGKRLKFLRQAKNLTLRKMSLLCNVEYADIQRYESGKQNITLLSLAELAKALEVEPKELLEFNPEASQ, translated from the coding sequence ATGGTTAGCGATTTAGATAAGGGAATATTAATACAATTTGGAAAGCGTCTTAAGTTTTTAAGGCAGGCTAAAAACCTGACCCTCCGCAAAATGTCGCTGCTATGTAACGTAGAATATGCAGATATTCAGCGGTATGAAAGCGGAAAACAAAACATTACCCTCCTTTCTCTCGCCGAGCTGGCGAAAGCCCTCGAAGTTGAGCCCAAAGAATTGTTAGAGTTTAATCCGGAAGCTAGTCAATAG
- a CDS encoding helix-turn-helix domain-containing protein — MIEDSLRLEKGKKKYKVPNATEILGEKLKQRRITSEYSLSDAGDLTGFSTSTIVDIENGVTVDINYYIAYAQTLLYPLSEFFDINIPYGPRYKLSSKKQSRVFITYNIKKLYTDFDFFAQKQSVGDVALKLLELEVITDISPFIRTRISGVLLSLVDENMLFVSEKKGRNNLYLKTSKKLIRKGNTKKK, encoded by the coding sequence ATGATAGAAGATAGCCTCCGTTTAGAAAAAGGAAAGAAAAAATATAAGGTTCCTAACGCCACCGAAATATTAGGAGAAAAACTTAAGCAACGAAGAATAACATCTGAATATTCATTAAGTGACGCAGGAGATTTAACAGGTTTTTCTACTTCAACGATTGTTGATATTGAAAACGGGGTAACAGTCGATATAAATTATTATATTGCCTATGCTCAAACTTTGCTATATCCATTGTCAGAATTTTTTGATATAAACATCCCATATGGTCCAAGATACAAGCTTTCATCTAAGAAACAATCCAGAGTTTTTATAACCTATAATATTAAAAAATTATATACTGATTTCGATTTTTTTGCTCAGAAGCAATCAGTAGGGGATGTGGCACTCAAGTTACTGGAATTGGAGGTTATCACAGACATTAGCCCGTTTATAAGAACCAGGATTTCTGGGGTTCTCTTAAGTTTGGTGGATGAAAATATGCTATTTGTTTCGGAGAAAAAAGGCAGAAACAATCTGTACTTAAAAACTAGCAAAAAGCTGATCAGAAAAGGAAATACAAAGAAAAAATAA
- a CDS encoding TlpA family protein disulfide reductase, with amino-acid sequence MKKTILIIVLAVLCLDFGARAQDKPNITALKIGDQIPDITINNLINYSGADGQPAASVKLFNFKGKLLILDFWATWCGSCLAHFPLTDSLQNEFKDELQILLVNALNTKDTKGKILTTLRKFDKSGISKFSLPSATGDTLLEKMFPHFSIPHYVWIDQNGIVKSITSADELTRDNIIRFFKNNQAPVHHKSDFDPTRPLYTVKELPTEHLLQFSMLLKGKIDGIGGGGMRVINDTARGIILHNRSLLSIYQSVVAGILPGLSENRLSVEVRDPSKLSFRASKENKTTWESANLYSYELIVPPDEMAHLYDRILEDMNRYTPYKAQFEKRKIHCWILERSGHTDLMHTKGGQYIDALTDKVNPRLNNAPLLNLCIYLNKISNNAVILDDTGYLRNVDLQFKDSVVDMAAMKKNLRRYGLKLYAAYRKVEMLSIKDK; translated from the coding sequence ATGAAAAAAACTATACTAATAATAGTACTGGCTGTGCTTTGCCTAGATTTTGGAGCGCGTGCGCAGGACAAACCAAATATCACTGCTCTCAAAATCGGCGACCAAATTCCCGATATTACCATTAACAACCTCATTAATTATTCAGGAGCTGACGGCCAACCCGCTGCAAGCGTGAAATTATTCAACTTTAAAGGCAAGTTATTGATCCTTGACTTTTGGGCTACCTGGTGTGGTTCCTGTTTAGCGCATTTCCCCTTAACCGATAGCTTACAAAATGAATTTAAAGATGAACTGCAAATCCTTTTGGTCAATGCCCTAAACACAAAAGACACCAAAGGAAAAATCCTCACCACTCTGCGAAAGTTCGATAAATCGGGCATTTCAAAATTCAGTTTACCTTCTGCTACCGGGGACACGTTATTAGAAAAAATGTTCCCGCATTTTTCTATTCCCCATTATGTATGGATAGATCAAAATGGCATCGTAAAGTCTATTACTTCCGCCGATGAATTGACACGTGATAATATTATACGCTTTTTTAAAAATAATCAGGCACCTGTCCATCATAAAAGTGATTTTGATCCCACACGACCTCTTTATACAGTAAAAGAGCTTCCTACAGAACACCTATTGCAATTCAGTATGCTGCTAAAGGGGAAGATTGACGGGATCGGCGGTGGCGGGATGCGGGTTATAAATGATACGGCTCGCGGTATTATCCTGCACAACCGTAGCCTATTATCCATTTATCAAAGTGTCGTCGCTGGTATACTCCCAGGATTAAGCGAAAACCGGCTGTCGGTTGAAGTTAGAGATCCCTCCAAACTTTCTTTTAGGGCATCTAAAGAAAACAAAACCACCTGGGAAAGTGCAAACCTGTACAGCTATGAACTTATAGTTCCGCCAGATGAGATGGCTCATTTATATGACCGTATTCTGGAGGATATGAACAGGTACACCCCTTATAAAGCCCAATTTGAAAAACGGAAAATACACTGCTGGATACTGGAAAGATCGGGCCATACCGACCTAATGCATACAAAGGGAGGCCAATATATTGATGCGCTAACCGACAAAGTTAATCCCAGGCTTAACAATGCCCCCCTGCTCAATTTATGTATATATCTGAATAAGATTAGTAATAACGCCGTAATCCTTGACGATACGGGATATCTCCGAAACGTCGATCTGCAATTTAAGGATAGTGTAGTGGATATGGCTGCTATGAAAAAAAATCTCAGGCGATACGGTTTAAAACTTTATGCAGCATATAGAAAAGTTGAAATGCTGAGCATTAAGGATAAATAA